The nucleotide window ATCGAAGTTCAAAACTCAGTTAGCCTCATGACGCTGGACACTTTACTGAAATGCGCCTTCAGTTATAAAAGCAACTGTCAAACAGCAAAGTGAGTGATTTTTCCTCTTAATGTGTTTAGTTCGAAACTTTATAACGCCTACTTTCTGAACGAGATATATCATTTTGCAGTTGAACGATCGGGAATCCATAACACGAGAAAAGTTTCATCGATTTGTATCTAGAAATGTGGCGATTGTTGTCTTTCTGAGCGAGAGACTGTACATGTGGTTGACTCGAAGACTCTTCAAGTCCGTTGTTTATTCAGCCCCGTTATACGAATGTTTCTAGCAGATGATACAGATATTTACAGCACTAACGTTGGATGTTAGAGTTCCTCCTGTCATGACTTCTTGAATTCAGGGCGGCAGTTGGACAACAAAAATACAGCTATATAAATGCGTGTTGAGGGGACGATACATGGTTTAtagattacatgtacataatattacaatattatGGTCAGTTACCATACATTAGATGGTTTTTGTTTCATTCTAGTGAAGATCTATACATCAAATCCGTTTATCGGATCGCTGAACTCTTAGAACTGCGCTTCCAGTTTCCACCCTACTTGATTGACTGGCTCTTCAACCACAGTCACCATGGCTACCAGTTCAAGAAGGCGTGTGACTTTGTTCACAATAAGGCCAAACATGTTATTGCCGATAGACGGAGGAGTTTGCAGTTTGAGAAGGCAGGCGAGAAGGCGCTGGATAACAAAAGAAGATACTTGGATTTCTTGGATATTCTGCTCTCTACCAAGGTAGATCACACTCAACAAATAAGcaaagggtggaccatttgatatcctgaggGAGGGGGTCTGGACAATTAAAAAAGATTCCCAGCAAATGTCAACGAAAAAATAAGCCAGAGAAGACTTGACAAAacaaaggtgggagagtggacaaaattatgtacaatggatcagctaaaaaaaaaataatgctacctcatcaatcttcaagacccccaggatatcaaatggtccaccctgaAGCAAACTCTTGTAATAATCAGGCAGACACACTAAAGCACGCTTTCTTTTTACGCTTGCCTTTCTTCTGTCAGTTTCGTCGACAGTCGCCTGTGATTAGATATATCAGCAAGATGGCCCAAATGACTCCAAAAAGGTGTCCGGAGTACACCTGACCATGAGCGGCTGTAGCCCATCTGTCACTATCAGATCGAGTGATTTGTATTGATTTAAGAAGGAAGGCATTAAAtgctgattttggaatttttgtGGAATACCTATGTCTGCAGATTGTACGTGTGTGTGCATGAACGTATTCTTGGAATAATATTGATATCGAGGcgctctctctctgtctccctgtctctgtccctgtctgtctgtctgtctgtctgtctgtctgtctgtctgtctgtctgtctgtctgtctgtctgtctgtctgtctgtctctctctctctgcgcgCATGACCAGGATGAAGATGGCAATGGTCTGACAGATGCAGAGATTCGGGATGAAGTTGACACATTTATGTTTGAAGGTCACGACACCACAGCCAGTGGGATCTCCTGGATTTTGTACAACCTTGCCAGACATCCCGAGTACCAGGATAAATGTAGGGAAGAGATCGATGAGCTGATGGAGGGTAAAGAAGAGAAAGTCTTTGAAtggtaaggggggggggggcagtgaaGTCCGCTGTGATGTTGAAATAGCTCGGTAGGCAAactcagagagagagattggTGTGAAGCTACTGGATTTTTCCCTCAATGTAGGGTGACACGAGCTTTTATATTCATGTATAAGTGAATAAATGAAACCAGGCAAGCTTTGTATAACAACATAATATCTCCATACAATATGAACAATGTTAGTCACGCAAAACCTGGCTAAAATGGACAGAGGCATCATATTCAAGATGTCTAAGAGCAGCTGCGAAAAGAGGGGCAGGACAAATGATATTAAAAATAGTAGCGAGCACAACTGAAAAAGCTGTAAGGCTGAAACAAGATATAAATTGCGTGAATTAGTAATAAATAATAGATAAAGTAAATTTTCTATCTCTACTGTAAAGTATCATCGATGGAACCAATAAGGTCCGAtctatgaaaatcaaattgtaAATTTCGACCTCGAAAACACATAAAATCGGCGATTTCCGTCCATCTGAAGCTCTATGGCGTTCACAGTAGGCTTATATAGCAGAGATTTTAATATCGGTGATAGCAGCCATTGattccatgacctttgacaccaTTTCCAGGGATGATCTCAGCAAGATACCGTACACCACCATGTGTATCAAAGAGAGCCTCCGTCTCCACCCTCCCGTGCCTTACATTGCTAGACAGTTAACCAAACCGATGGTCTTACCAGACGGACGTACAGTACCAGCAGGTGAGAGATGCTGTACCATGACTCTATTACTCTCTCTAAGAAGTGAATTCCGTTGCACGGTATCAATTGACACGTTCAATAATGATTCTCAACCTAAAGAATATACTACATTTCATCTTGTTACACATTTTCTGATTTGGGATGTATTGACATCATACGGCTGTATGCGGTACATAACTGTCATCTTTAACACCTTTTGATGGCGATAAAGAGATGTATTCAGGAAAGAAATGTTTCATTTAGGTTGTGGAGAGTTTAAACACATTGATCCAAATTTCCTTTCATATATTTCAAGCATCCCTAATAATCACAATGAAGATGTGTAAAGACGTCTGTTGGTGAAAAGGCAAAGCGAGTTTGCAAGTTATTAATGTTAACAGACTACTTTTAACTTGTTTTCCAATAGCGAGGGCATGTCAGTCATGATGTGGTTGAAATCTTTTCCGATGTGTAGTACTAGTCGGACAAGATGGACACCAGCGCCATTGAGACaagaaaacttttaacacaAAAGTCTTGATGATAACGTTCTTTAATTTGTTATTACTATAGGCCATATAGCCAGTGTCAATATATTTGCTTGCCACCACAACGGTAATATCTGGCCTAATCCAGGGGTTTATGATCCGGAAAGATTCTCCCCTGAAAACATGAAGGATAGATCGCCTCATGCCTTTGTACCGTTTTCGGCTGGACCAAGGTGAGAAACTGCGTCGCTTGGTATGTAATTTTCAGGTCGTGACTTCCTCTTCGGATTTATGTAACGTTACAATGTcaagtacatgtaaatttttaataatattctACAAAGAAACGCCAAAGACATCACACGTGAAGACAATTGCTAGTATACCGTCAATGTTTTCACCGTCAAATAATTTGCatctttcaatcattttatGAGACCTTCCTCTCAGTCAGAGTTGGCGGACAGACAGTCTTGCACCAGACCTTCAGCAGAAAGTTTTTCTATTATGTACATAACGAAATCATTCGCTAATTGGAATAATTGTACATGTAAACCTCTTTCTCATAAATTTTGAATGCGCTGACTGTCGAACTCTCATAATTATCCAATTGTTCTCTGATCTACCAACtatgagggttcattttaaggCTCTTGGCATAAGAaagtttagttttttgaaaaccgaagattttatttttccctatagaAGCAACAGAGGTACAggagctattttgaatttcaaatattggtgaaTGCTATGGAATTTGTTTCTAATTCGCCAAACTTTGCACCgcgatccctgatttttattttcgattcGGAAAgacaatagttgaaagtttcgtgGAGGGAtatctgagcaaaagtttgagtcttacGCTTTCGAGATGCGTACTATCCGTTCAAATAATCTCACATGTTTCATGTTCTGTGTATGATGtccttttttattgaaaatagtaTTTCTTGTACATTCACAGGAACTGCATCGGCCAGAACTTTGCCATGAATGAGTTAAAGGTTTCCGTTGCCATGACAATTCATAGATTTGAATTAGCTGTTGACGAAAGCAAACCGCCAAGCCGTGTGTGTCAGTTGGTACTGCGGTCCACCAATGGTATTCACCTGTATATCAAACCAAGGAAAACcaagtttaaataaaaatataaaataattttaaacttttcaaGTGCATGCGAATATTCTAAAATCATTATCTATGAATATTGTAGATAGCCACAGTGAAGAGAGTGCAGTCACAATTCCATTTACAAGTTGAACGTGTTGTCTTGAATAAGTTTGTAGCGATGATTTACATGATATCTTACTTTGGTATTTCCTGACATATACTTTGGTATTTCCTGACATATACCTCAACCAGGTTACCAACAAACCTGAGCTCTTTCTCGGTTTCTTTGATGGGTGAGTGATTTAGGCAGACAGCTATATATAAATGACATGTACCAGGGATATATTCCTTGAAAAGTCTGTCACaagaaattttttcaacaagacATAATGAATTTTACGAAATTTATAGAACCTGTTGATTTTCAACGCCACTCTTTGAAGAGCACCCACACACAAATGTGTCTCATCTGAAAAGAATGCAAATAgtggaaataaatattattttaggTCGTCTATTTGTTCATTGTTGCTGTACCTCAACCAATCTGAAAAATACACGTCACGATGACATTATCCGCTGTATAGCAACCGAGGCagtatgttgtgtgtgtgtgtgtgtgtgtgtgtgtgtgtgtgtgtgtgtgtgagagagagagagagagagagagagagagagagagagagagagagagagagagagacacgggggatgaaaattttaaaattcagatTTGTAACATTTCTTTTACGAACATGAAATAAACCCCCAATTAATGACAGCAAGACTTTTATTAGATGGCgagttttattgaaatgaaatgaaataacaagAACACATTTGCAAGGTGGAAGTAAATGTGACAGagtttgttatgtaaataagtTCAAAATCTGCGAAGAAGGCGACCAATTCTGCAGAACAATGCCCTCACTCGGCCTACCTCGTATTTGAAAACGAAGTGATCACAGCTCTACATACACCAAGACGTTTCTGATACTTTGCATTTATagtatttcaatttcattttattctagTGAAAATGATATTCCATGACTTGAAATAAGAAATCGATAAAATTGAGAATAGTCAAGTACATTAGTAAGTCTGAAAATGTGCTAGCTATAGTAGCGGTAAAAATATTCCAAAAAGGCAATTAATTATTAATGATGTCATTTGTAACGGAATTATGATATCAGGAGAAAGACGTTAATTGTTCGGGGAAATTGCAGATTATCTCATGTCGACATGGACGTTATTTATTGGAGGGCCACTGTAAAGGTCTTGTTAAAATTCTGTGTTGTCTGACTCTCTCACtcgttattttgttgttttcaactgattaaaatctTTCTCTTTCcctggttttcttttttttcttagTACCTCGCACATAATTGCTCTTTCCATTGTCCCTTTAGTCGACAGATTTCGATTATATTCTTGACTGAGTTTCCATAAGGGTATACATTTATGCAAAGCTTACATACTATGTATAGCCCAGACTCATGAACACTGCACTGAACATCGATCTGCCACAAAAGTAACAGAACGTAAGTATGCGTGGTGATGGCGTACGCCTGGACTTGGATGCAAATACTTATTCATTAATAaacttttcatttattatttatctttttatttattcatgagtACACAACTGGCACTTTTAGACAGcactaaaaataattttatctctAGAAAGGAAtattatttgtttttaatgCTCACCTTTGAAAGTTTTACAGGACAATTAGCTGGTACttgtgattttttcactatattTGTATTGAGCGCCAGTCTGTACAAGTTTAGactgtattttttattgttgacaagtgaactcTGGTCCGGTCTATTGTCAGTGAACTTGCAACCTatagacactgtgttgacaaactaatGGGGTTAAGTTTCAACATACATTGTGTAATGGAAGAAGAACTTGCCATTGACATGCAAAACAGTGGTGAAAGAAATGATCAAACGTTACGGCAACTGGTCCTGTAATATGGTTTCCCCTCTAGATTGTACCACACTCCTCTTTTTGTCAACGTCAGCGTGTGTCCAGTGCAAGACGAAAGTTCATTCAATGATGGAAACTTGTCGCGACAGAAAACCGACCCTGATCTCTAATTACAATGGCAGAGATATTAGAATATATGAAATGTGCTGAAGTTGGACGTTTCAACATCGCCCTTTATAATGTCTGTGTGTAGCCTGTATTCAAGATCGACGTGTCAACGTAACTTTGCAAAGTTTAGGATGAAGATAAGCTTAACATTGATGACAATACAAAAAAGCTGTGATCGAAAAAGCATTCAATCTGCGCTACAGCTTCATATTAAAATCTTCAATTTGCAGCAGAAATTCAGTTTTGTGATAATCATTGATTGCTGTGTTTTTTTAGCCGAAGAATTCATTATTTCAAATGATCACATCTGTAAAATAAACAGAGTGATAGGCGTGTGTTCTGACATACCAGAATACAGGGACCTAATTCAGGGGTTGAGAAtgttaaaaataccgtcaaggacagtgtactcacattcggtttgaattggtaaattcaagaaatatttaaaccagaaagacaagaatgacaaaagcaaataaggtctgcaacttaggtactggaggtcatctttaggaacatgcatatcaacttctattgcaatgggacaagcagatcctaaacacacaagcaaatgtcaacaaaaaaatagcGAGAGAAGCTcgacaaaaagaaaagatgggagagtggggaaaaaataaagagtgggaaaaaatgtacaagggatctggtaaaaagtaatgctacattaatcttctagcccctacccctcctgaatatcaaatgttccaccccttggttgaccatgtttacataagatcagctggcaggaaatgtatttacaaccttggggatgttttaattaatgctatgagtgctatcattcgaatgtaaacagcacttaaatcagttacagatagtgaaatgccttccacttgggggggggggataacaacatctggaattatcctggatccaaatttctcatcagttcttgtgtgtcttacatgcaaaaaatgcaaaaattggttcacaatgaaaaatattaccTCAGCTtcgttttctggatcaaattttactacaaattgatattaaatatgacaaaatttatgttcacagccttcggaactctctcacaacatatccttggttggtgtaggtcatttaaggtcacaaactgagaaaattacctaaaatataaaaatttggaggtttcccaacactttgggCAGAAAatctatctaataacatccctcgggacttttgtagcaaactacaaagctatcagacaagttattttgagaacaagttttcttgaccaaaaatgacaaaattgtcttaaaaatacaaatttgcatatttcaggacaatttccacatatctcactattgtcatccctggacatctgcacacaaaatataacagctgtctgtccaggggctttaaaaagtaaatattttttaagattttttgaccaaaaatgacaaaaattgccccaaaacagtaatatttccaattttgtcgtaatttcaacaattagaagggtaacacccttgcaaacaccCAATCAAAAtgtgagagcaattgggctagcggtttcagagaagatgaaattttacttaaaatgagaaaaataaccaaaaaattcagcaaaaatacaaaattctagatatcttcacaatattcataaaactgattttgatcaaccttagaaacctgtataccaaatatcaaagctatcagattagtagtttttgaataaaaaaattttgaccaaaaattaggaaaatttgcccaaaaattaaaaatatgaaaatttcaattcaatttgtataaacttgactgaggtcatcctgagaaaaacattttttgactaaaaactgaaaaaattaccccaaaaatagaaacatgcaaatttcaacccaaattttaaacacctaatttagaatacctaaagaaatctgcacaccaagtttcaaccctatctgaccaacggttacagagttttagccacttgcaggatttttccttttttcccctcatttgcatatttttgacactgacaagctcatttgaacaaattcacatctccaccccaaggtgcacctgtacaccaaatactaagacagcaggtgctgcggtttaggtgtttttgatgtggacggatatacatacatacatacatacatacgtacatacatacatacatacatacatacatacatacatacatacatacatacatacatacagatatgcaaatcggatgcaaatgaagtgattcagcttatacgataacctcacattggtataccaaatgtgagctaaaaattgtcatCTTTGCTGCCAAGGTTGCATGAAAACATACATACCTGGATGGTCGAGACGTGGAAGGTTGGAGAAATATGTACAAGGTATTGCTGCTTTGAAAATATGTCAGTTTTAATATGTAGCAAAACCTTTGCATGGTATTATTCTGACTAGAACCGAGAATAACATCATCCTTGGCGATTTTGAACGCTCGCAAGGTGGCAGACTTTTCCAGTAATGCTTTTGTCAACACATAGTGTCCAGGTAAACCGTAGTTTGGTTGCGCTCGTAGttggggaattacgagttgaggtaccagtctggatcgtaatgctttcagtaactgaaactgacacaccaagatgtagattgtagCAAAACTTTAGATCTTTATTCAAGATGGCTCGTGACACTCGATGTCTAAAATTCTGATCATCAGTGTACATTCGCTACAAAGTTACATACCTTTTCTAGACTTACATATAGCTACAAAATTATCATTGATAGTCATCACATGGAAATTTCCCACCAGTCTTTGATTGTCCACCACGGAATATCCCGtactcgattgttctcattcaaCTTTTACAAATAATTAATAAAAAGTATAATGCTATCTCCTATCTCCTCATACGATCTTGAACTAACCTTCACAcgtcttggccacgtgagggacgcttcgagataaaatttCCACAAGGGAGGGCGTTACACTCGGTCAATTGTGTCATCGAAAATCAAATAAAACTCCAGACTTGTAGGTTTTAGACGCGTTTACAGACTGTGATGTCAAACTAAACACGGttcatttcaacatttctgtAAATAACGCAAAGAACAATAACGCCAGAAATGTCATCAGTCTCCGTTCGCAATGATGCGCGCAGAAAATCATCAAATCTTCATCATCTTCTGATCGGTGTCATCGCTTTTTTGTTGGATGGAGTGTAACTTGTTTCGACAGGGGCACACAGGAAATTTACCGACCCACCTAACTGTAATAACTGAGAAGGTGATTTGAAGTGAAAGGCAATGGGTTGCGTTGTCACGTTCTTGTTATAATTATCAATGGTCAATGAGGGAACTATAATTAGTGTCCAGACGGAAATATACATGCAGGGCAACTTTCGCAATTTGTTCACATGATTGGCAGCTGAAAAAGTGTGGACTtctcaacacacacacacacacacctatacGTGTCTTCATAACATAGTGAGGGCACCTGTTGCCAACCTACGTAGTGGCGACACCATTAAGGAGTGGGTTTTTGGACATATAACACTTATAAAAAAATTCTCTGACCCTTAAATAGTGGGGCACACGCTAGATATAAGCTCTAAGTGCCTTAGTTCTCTAGATATTGGACCTTCGTGCATATGACGCCAGACCGACTTGTGAGGGCATACGCTGGTCTTACTATCTATGTGAAAGCTTGTGTGTCAACCTGTTCTCTACTATCTATGTTAgggcatgtgtgtgtgtgaacatGTCCTACTATCACAGTGACACAACTAATGCAAAAGCAGCTGCAAACTACAAGGTAAACTAGGAAAAGCAAACAATCTATTTTTAGTTATATTCCCCTCCTTTCAATTTTGTCCAATAATGACTCAGATAGATTCTGCATGTGCTTTTACTGGACGCTATTTGTGTTAATATTGTAGACATGAAATTGTTTATCTTCGTAGTTTTCCCTTAATATGTTTTTGCAATGTAGTGAGTTGTGAATACTGTTTTCTACCAGCCTTGAATGTTGCCCCTTATTTAAATTCACGTTAAGGGAAATCCATgtgcaaatatgaaataaatgtcaaaGAAAGTTTAAGActctaagggagccgtcattatttatggcctggggggtcggaggaatctgagggggggggtcactcaaaaaatcgaaagctacaaggggggttgctcaaaagtggagaacaagaaagggggggggggggctactcaattttgttgatatgtattgaagcatttagtggagttacgaattaatacaacaataatagtaaagatatgtatattcatacccggtatttgtgtacacacacacacacaacataatatatatatatatatatatatatatatatatatatatatatatatatatatatatatatatatatatatatatatatatatatatatatatatatatatcataatacaggtggtttcaagtagaaactaaaatctcattacactctgtgtttcacgttattgtgatcttcagacgagaatgatcagctattcgacgtggcaagccttatgttagaggctagtactgagtacattttcagtatttcctgattaaagattgatatacttgcctgatcattaatgagaaacgtctgcttctatattctacattgtataggttaccgataggggaaaatgtgtaaagcaagcttattccgatgctataaagtttaaaaccagttgaatgccttgacaacaaacccatcttttcttgcaggaaaataataataaataataaatgtgaataatgtatgtctgtcgctattttttcggtttcaaaaatatagttgaaatcagtgaactgaaatataagttttggaatactgtcttagatttattttcctctgagttttttatacgaaaaaaatactcccaaagtgccaccaaataacaccattttaacctctatttttaaaaagctccaatggcaggatgggggggacacccccctcctgacctcccccgcgaccgcttatgtgttctcttgtggtgctttcgcaccacatcttcccctcttgaaaaaaaatctacagaataactgcatgtcaccagagcactggacacagacctgtacatcagcccctgccacagcaattggaaactccttccgacaaagacctataccacagggtttaatcagggtctgtacagggcctgtcgcagcagcaatccattttactgtatagatatttaacttcccaattttttttgggggggagggggggtcactcaaattttctgtagcagagaggggggggttactcaaacacgtcatggttggcagggggggttactcgaaattttggagtttcgaaagcaattcctccgaccccccaagccgtaaataatgacggctccctaatagCTCTAGCTTTTTACTCTTTTTCCCcagaatttttattt belongs to Ptychodera flava strain L36383 chromosome 17, AS_Pfla_20210202, whole genome shotgun sequence and includes:
- the LOC139116059 gene encoding cytochrome P450 4B1-like, which translates into the protein MTAQTVVSELTRKAGLFLRADVVLVAITVAFTVTALVKMVRLLRQMKEHERVFKDFGAPPAHWFFGHVIAFYGGDEGFDRQAATSTKYNYAYKYWIGAFTCGVNVTHPDSVKVLLATSEPKAAFVYDTLRPWLGDGLLLSNGKKWSRNRRLLTPGFHFDILKPYVSVFSESTKIMLDKWASMDHSKSIEVQNSVSLMTLDTLLKCAFSYKSNCQTANEDLYIKSVYRIAELLELRFQFPPYLIDWLFNHSHHGYQFKKACDFVHNKAKHVIADRRRSLQFEKAGEKALDNKRRYLDFLDILLSTKDEDGNGLTDAEIRDEVDTFMFEGHDTTASGISWILYNLARHPEYQDKCREEIDELMEGKEEKVFEWDDLSKIPYTTMCIKESLRLHPPVPYIARQLTKPMVLPDGRTVPAGHIASVNIFACHHNGNIWPNPGVYDPERFSPENMKDRSPHAFVPFSAGPRNCIGQNFAMNELKVSVAMTIHRFELAVDESKPPSRVCQLVLRSTNGIHLYIKPRKTKFK